The proteins below come from a single Halictus rubicundus isolate RS-2024b chromosome 13, iyHalRubi1_principal, whole genome shotgun sequence genomic window:
- the LOC143360368 gene encoding fatty acyl-CoA reductase wat-like isoform X1 — MHIDCIKLSITLEDSLIRTGDSRYKKKMKISDIHKMSKPLDSLQPQVSRSYEKSEIAEFYAGTNVLITGGTGFLGKLLIEKLLRSCPRITKIYMLVRPKKGKSPEERFKENFAEVIYDRLRKEQPNFLNKIVMIEGDASEEDFVITPEVKATLTDTNIIFHAAATVRFDEKLRVAVNTNVRTTKCLLLWARQLPNLKGFVYVSTAFSNCVNSTIDEIHYKHTIEADKLITLVNCLNDDQLLAMEPILRGKAPNNYTLTKAAAENAVLKYGDGLPVAIVRPSIVIPTHEEPIRGWINNLYGITGMIAGASVGLIHTTYGKLYLKAELIPADYVIANIVAAAWDIGTRERTTKLEEDSVLCDEEKIPIYNSVSSAQNPITVTQYIKFNEAVGFDAPPTKAIWYCALVTREYFYLYKIESFVLHTIPGFIGDTILRLMGQKPMLMDTYRKINKFMNAMEYFNLREWNFRNENVQKLWSKLNSADRKLFNFNVENLDWENYFQYHWRGLRVYLLNDPLDNVEQALVRYKKLRMLHYTVLAILWLLVLWIAVFFVSFLWS, encoded by the exons ATGCACATCGATTGCATTAAATTGTCCATCACTCTCGAAGATAGTCTTATTCGAACAGGCGACAG CAGGTACaaaaaaaagatgaaaataTCAGACATCCATAAGATGAGCAAACCATTGGATTCGTTACAACCACAAGTTTCGAGGAGCTATGAAAAGAGCGAAATCGCAGAATTTTACGCTGGAACGAACGTTTTAATAACAGGGGGAACAGGGTTCCTTGGCAAGTTACTTATCGAAAAATTACTGag GTCCTGTCCACGTATTACGAAAATTTACATGCTGGTAAGGCCGAAAAAGGGGAAGTCTCCAGAGGAACGCTTTAAAGAAAACTTCGCGGAAGTT ATCTATGATAGATTGAGGAAGGAGCagccaaattttttaaacaagatAGTGATGATAGAGGGTGATGCGTCTGAAGAAGACTTTGTCATCACACCGGAAGTTAAAGCAACGTTGACGGATacgaatattattttccacgCTGCTGCAACTGTGCGGTTCGACGAAAAACTCCGCGTGGCAGTGAACACGAATGTGAGAACAACAAAATGCTTGTTACTGTGGGCAAGACAACTGCCAAACTTGAAG GGGTTTGTATATGTATCAACTGCATTCTCAAATTGTGTTAATAGTACTATCGACGAAATACATTACAAACATACCATAGAAGCTGATAAGTTAATAACATTGGTTAATTGTTTGAATGATGATCAACTTCTAGCAATGGAACCTAT ATTGCGCGGAAAAGCCCCCAATAACTACACTCTTACCAAAGCGGCCGCGGAGAACGCTGTACTTAAATATGGAGATGGACTTCCAGTAGCGATTGTTCGACCTTCTATTGTCATACCAACACATGAAGAACCAATTAGAGGATGGATAAACAATTTGTATGGTATTACTGGTATGATTGCGGGAGCTTCTGTTGGGCTGATACATACAACATATGGCAAGCTATATCTTAAAGCAGAACTTATACCTGCTGATTATGTTATAGCAAATATTGTTGCTGCTGCTTGGGACATTGGAACTAG agaACGTACGACGAAGTTGGAAGAGGATTCAGTACTTTGTGATGAAGAAAAGATACCCATTTATAATTCAGTATCTTCGGCACAAAATCCAATAACTGTGACtcaatatataaaatttaacgAAGCTGTTGGTTTTGACGCCCCTCCTACAAAAGCTATTTGGTACTGCGCACTTGTTACTCGCGAAtatttctatttatataaaattgaatCTTTTGTCTTACACACTATACCAGGATTTATTGGAGATACAATTCTACGTCTTATGGGTCAGAAACCTAT GTTAATGGATACGTAtaggaaaataaataaatttatgaaTGCCATGGAATACTTCAACTTGCGTGAGTGGAACTTTCGGAATGAAAATGTACAAAAACTATGGTCAAAATTAAATTCTGCCGATCGGAAGCTCTTTAATTTTAATGTGGAAAACCTAGATTGGgagaattattttcaatatcaCTGGAGAGGTCTCCGTGTGTATCTTTTAAATGATCCACTGGATAATGTGGAGCAAGCACTTGTCAGATACAAAAA gTTGCGTATGCTACATTACACGGTACTGGCAATATTGTGGCTGTTGGTCCTGTGGAttgcagtattttttgtatcaTTTCTTTGGTCATGA
- the LOC143360368 gene encoding fatty acyl-CoA reductase wat-like isoform X2, giving the protein MHIDCIKLSITLEDSLIRTGDRYKKKMKISDIHKMSKPLDSLQPQVSRSYEKSEIAEFYAGTNVLITGGTGFLGKLLIEKLLRSCPRITKIYMLVRPKKGKSPEERFKENFAEVIYDRLRKEQPNFLNKIVMIEGDASEEDFVITPEVKATLTDTNIIFHAAATVRFDEKLRVAVNTNVRTTKCLLLWARQLPNLKGFVYVSTAFSNCVNSTIDEIHYKHTIEADKLITLVNCLNDDQLLAMEPILRGKAPNNYTLTKAAAENAVLKYGDGLPVAIVRPSIVIPTHEEPIRGWINNLYGITGMIAGASVGLIHTTYGKLYLKAELIPADYVIANIVAAAWDIGTRERTTKLEEDSVLCDEEKIPIYNSVSSAQNPITVTQYIKFNEAVGFDAPPTKAIWYCALVTREYFYLYKIESFVLHTIPGFIGDTILRLMGQKPMLMDTYRKINKFMNAMEYFNLREWNFRNENVQKLWSKLNSADRKLFNFNVENLDWENYFQYHWRGLRVYLLNDPLDNVEQALVRYKKLRMLHYTVLAILWLLVLWIAVFFVSFLWS; this is encoded by the exons ATGCACATCGATTGCATTAAATTGTCCATCACTCTCGAAGATAGTCTTATTCGAACAGGCGACAG GTACaaaaaaaagatgaaaataTCAGACATCCATAAGATGAGCAAACCATTGGATTCGTTACAACCACAAGTTTCGAGGAGCTATGAAAAGAGCGAAATCGCAGAATTTTACGCTGGAACGAACGTTTTAATAACAGGGGGAACAGGGTTCCTTGGCAAGTTACTTATCGAAAAATTACTGag GTCCTGTCCACGTATTACGAAAATTTACATGCTGGTAAGGCCGAAAAAGGGGAAGTCTCCAGAGGAACGCTTTAAAGAAAACTTCGCGGAAGTT ATCTATGATAGATTGAGGAAGGAGCagccaaattttttaaacaagatAGTGATGATAGAGGGTGATGCGTCTGAAGAAGACTTTGTCATCACACCGGAAGTTAAAGCAACGTTGACGGATacgaatattattttccacgCTGCTGCAACTGTGCGGTTCGACGAAAAACTCCGCGTGGCAGTGAACACGAATGTGAGAACAACAAAATGCTTGTTACTGTGGGCAAGACAACTGCCAAACTTGAAG GGGTTTGTATATGTATCAACTGCATTCTCAAATTGTGTTAATAGTACTATCGACGAAATACATTACAAACATACCATAGAAGCTGATAAGTTAATAACATTGGTTAATTGTTTGAATGATGATCAACTTCTAGCAATGGAACCTAT ATTGCGCGGAAAAGCCCCCAATAACTACACTCTTACCAAAGCGGCCGCGGAGAACGCTGTACTTAAATATGGAGATGGACTTCCAGTAGCGATTGTTCGACCTTCTATTGTCATACCAACACATGAAGAACCAATTAGAGGATGGATAAACAATTTGTATGGTATTACTGGTATGATTGCGGGAGCTTCTGTTGGGCTGATACATACAACATATGGCAAGCTATATCTTAAAGCAGAACTTATACCTGCTGATTATGTTATAGCAAATATTGTTGCTGCTGCTTGGGACATTGGAACTAG agaACGTACGACGAAGTTGGAAGAGGATTCAGTACTTTGTGATGAAGAAAAGATACCCATTTATAATTCAGTATCTTCGGCACAAAATCCAATAACTGTGACtcaatatataaaatttaacgAAGCTGTTGGTTTTGACGCCCCTCCTACAAAAGCTATTTGGTACTGCGCACTTGTTACTCGCGAAtatttctatttatataaaattgaatCTTTTGTCTTACACACTATACCAGGATTTATTGGAGATACAATTCTACGTCTTATGGGTCAGAAACCTAT GTTAATGGATACGTAtaggaaaataaataaatttatgaaTGCCATGGAATACTTCAACTTGCGTGAGTGGAACTTTCGGAATGAAAATGTACAAAAACTATGGTCAAAATTAAATTCTGCCGATCGGAAGCTCTTTAATTTTAATGTGGAAAACCTAGATTGGgagaattattttcaatatcaCTGGAGAGGTCTCCGTGTGTATCTTTTAAATGATCCACTGGATAATGTGGAGCAAGCACTTGTCAGATACAAAAA gTTGCGTATGCTACATTACACGGTACTGGCAATATTGTGGCTGTTGGTCCTGTGGAttgcagtattttttgtatcaTTTCTTTGGTCATGA
- the LOC143360368 gene encoding fatty acyl-CoA reductase wat-like isoform X3: protein MKISDIHKMSKPLDSLQPQVSRSYEKSEIAEFYAGTNVLITGGTGFLGKLLIEKLLRSCPRITKIYMLVRPKKGKSPEERFKENFAEVIYDRLRKEQPNFLNKIVMIEGDASEEDFVITPEVKATLTDTNIIFHAAATVRFDEKLRVAVNTNVRTTKCLLLWARQLPNLKGFVYVSTAFSNCVNSTIDEIHYKHTIEADKLITLVNCLNDDQLLAMEPILRGKAPNNYTLTKAAAENAVLKYGDGLPVAIVRPSIVIPTHEEPIRGWINNLYGITGMIAGASVGLIHTTYGKLYLKAELIPADYVIANIVAAAWDIGTRERTTKLEEDSVLCDEEKIPIYNSVSSAQNPITVTQYIKFNEAVGFDAPPTKAIWYCALVTREYFYLYKIESFVLHTIPGFIGDTILRLMGQKPMLMDTYRKINKFMNAMEYFNLREWNFRNENVQKLWSKLNSADRKLFNFNVENLDWENYFQYHWRGLRVYLLNDPLDNVEQALVRYKKLRMLHYTVLAILWLLVLWIAVFFVSFLWS, encoded by the exons atgaaaataTCAGACATCCATAAGATGAGCAAACCATTGGATTCGTTACAACCACAAGTTTCGAGGAGCTATGAAAAGAGCGAAATCGCAGAATTTTACGCTGGAACGAACGTTTTAATAACAGGGGGAACAGGGTTCCTTGGCAAGTTACTTATCGAAAAATTACTGag GTCCTGTCCACGTATTACGAAAATTTACATGCTGGTAAGGCCGAAAAAGGGGAAGTCTCCAGAGGAACGCTTTAAAGAAAACTTCGCGGAAGTT ATCTATGATAGATTGAGGAAGGAGCagccaaattttttaaacaagatAGTGATGATAGAGGGTGATGCGTCTGAAGAAGACTTTGTCATCACACCGGAAGTTAAAGCAACGTTGACGGATacgaatattattttccacgCTGCTGCAACTGTGCGGTTCGACGAAAAACTCCGCGTGGCAGTGAACACGAATGTGAGAACAACAAAATGCTTGTTACTGTGGGCAAGACAACTGCCAAACTTGAAG GGGTTTGTATATGTATCAACTGCATTCTCAAATTGTGTTAATAGTACTATCGACGAAATACATTACAAACATACCATAGAAGCTGATAAGTTAATAACATTGGTTAATTGTTTGAATGATGATCAACTTCTAGCAATGGAACCTAT ATTGCGCGGAAAAGCCCCCAATAACTACACTCTTACCAAAGCGGCCGCGGAGAACGCTGTACTTAAATATGGAGATGGACTTCCAGTAGCGATTGTTCGACCTTCTATTGTCATACCAACACATGAAGAACCAATTAGAGGATGGATAAACAATTTGTATGGTATTACTGGTATGATTGCGGGAGCTTCTGTTGGGCTGATACATACAACATATGGCAAGCTATATCTTAAAGCAGAACTTATACCTGCTGATTATGTTATAGCAAATATTGTTGCTGCTGCTTGGGACATTGGAACTAG agaACGTACGACGAAGTTGGAAGAGGATTCAGTACTTTGTGATGAAGAAAAGATACCCATTTATAATTCAGTATCTTCGGCACAAAATCCAATAACTGTGACtcaatatataaaatttaacgAAGCTGTTGGTTTTGACGCCCCTCCTACAAAAGCTATTTGGTACTGCGCACTTGTTACTCGCGAAtatttctatttatataaaattgaatCTTTTGTCTTACACACTATACCAGGATTTATTGGAGATACAATTCTACGTCTTATGGGTCAGAAACCTAT GTTAATGGATACGTAtaggaaaataaataaatttatgaaTGCCATGGAATACTTCAACTTGCGTGAGTGGAACTTTCGGAATGAAAATGTACAAAAACTATGGTCAAAATTAAATTCTGCCGATCGGAAGCTCTTTAATTTTAATGTGGAAAACCTAGATTGGgagaattattttcaatatcaCTGGAGAGGTCTCCGTGTGTATCTTTTAAATGATCCACTGGATAATGTGGAGCAAGCACTTGTCAGATACAAAAA gTTGCGTATGCTACATTACACGGTACTGGCAATATTGTGGCTGTTGGTCCTGTGGAttgcagtattttttgtatcaTTTCTTTGGTCATGA